A stretch of Acipenser ruthenus chromosome 1, fAciRut3.2 maternal haplotype, whole genome shotgun sequence DNA encodes these proteins:
- the LOC131737080 gene encoding leucine-rich repeat-containing protein 19-like yields the protein MMMAACYLLLVWTASFFLASGFANDDICDYSNRNLTAIPLDLPLNTTKLILSYNKIDIYPNSTGVLNKYTNLSELYLNHNNISDLPGHMFHKLSKLKVLNIANNIISRIEPKAFEGLGSLQDLDLCHNQINYLHPEVFANLSSLKNLTLRGNKLRTLKEGTLNLFRLTSINLQDNPWNCTCKLLSLQKRVKDTNVTLANYNKTTCESPTELKGQCILTVLINGTQCSAGSTTTKAPQFLTIQSKGSIARDSSSVTNETKTKEQDSQPIGSSWHFLLGVIVAALSTATLIVCAVKCPTWYKMFFSYQHQQLQEEDLDTLENMGKFTDDEDGFIEDRYIDSVECNDNREN from the exons ATGATGATGGCTGCTTGCTACCTACTGCTAGTATGGACGGCATCCTTTTTTCTGGCTTCTGGATTTGCAAATGATGAC atatgtGACTACAGTAACAGGAATCTCACCGCTATCCCGCTTGATTTACCCCTTAATACTACAAAGCTAATTTTGAGCTACAACAAAATTGATATATATCCCAACAGCACTGGTGTTCTTAATAAATATACCAATTTGTCTGAACTCTATCTTAACCACAACAACATCTCAGATTTACCTGGGCACATGTTTCATAAACTCTCCAAACTGAAAGTACTTAATATTGCAAACAATATCATTAGCAGAATTGAGCCAAAAGCTTTCGAAGGCCTGGGCAGCTTGCAAGACCTTGACCTCTGCCACAACCAAATAAACTACTTACATCCAGAGGTTTTTGCAAACTTATCCAGCCTAAAGAATTTGACACTGCGTGGGAACAAACTCCGAACCCTTAAAGAAGGAACATTAAACCTCTTTCGTCTTACAAGCATAAACTTACAGGACAATCCCTGGAACTGTACCTGTAAACTACTGTCACTGCAAAAAAGGGTTAAGGACACAAATGTAACACTAG caaactacaacaaaactACATGTGAAAGCCCAACTGAACTTAAAGGCCAGTGTATCCTGACAGTGCTGATCAATGGCACTCAGTGCTCTGCTGGGTCTACCACAACAAAAGCACCGCAATTCTTAACTATACAATCAAAAGGTAGCATCGCTAGAGACAGCTCATCTGTTACCAATGAAACCAAGACAAAAGAACAAG ATTCCCAACCTATTGGGAGCAGCTGGCATTTTCTACTGGGAGTGATAGTGGCTGCCCTGAGCACAGCCACGCTCATTGTCTGCGCTGTGAAATGTCCAACATGGTATAAGATGTTTTTCAGCTACCAGCACCAGCAGCTACAGGAAGAAGATCTAGATACCTTAGAAAACATGGGCAAATTCACAGACGATGAAGATGGGTTTATTGAGGACAGATATATTGATTCAGTGGAATGTAATGATAACAGAGAGAACTGA